Below is a genomic region from Citrobacter europaeus.
GCTCACGCTCAGTACGCTGGAAAGCGCCATTGCGGCCGAGCTGGAGGGCTTCTATCTGCGCCAGCATGGCGAGGAAAAAGGCCGTCAGATTGCCTGTGCCCTGCTCGAAGATTTAATGGAAGCCGGACCACTGAAAGCCGCCCCGTCGCTGTCCTTTCTCGGGCTGGCCGTGATGGATGAACTCTGCGCCCGTCATATCACCGCACCGGCACTGCACTGAGGGAGACAACCACAATGAAAATGAACGTAACGGACACCGTAAAACAGGCGTGCGGTCACTGGCCGCGCATTCTCCCGGCGCTGGGGGTAACGGTCATCAAAAACCGCCATCAGGCCTGTCCGGTGTGTGGCGGCTCCGACCGCTTTCGCTTTGACGATAAAGAGGGGCGCGGGACGTGGTTCTGTAACCAGTGCGGCGCGGGAGACGGTCTGAAACTGGTTGAG
It encodes:
- a CDS encoding DUF5375 domain-containing protein, whose amino-acid sequence is MKTALSPVLRAALYRRAVACAWLTLCERQHRYPQLTLSTLESAIAAELEGFYLRQHGEEKGRQIACALLEDLMEAGPLKAAPSLSFLGLAVMDELCARHITAPALH